The Archangium primigenium genomic interval AGGCCCTCCACCCGCACGGGGGTCGGCAGCGAGGCGGCGCTGGAGCCCACCCCCAGCTGCCCCTGGGTGTTGTCGCCCCAGGCCCACACCGAGCCCTCGCGCGTCAGGCCGAGCGTGTGCCGGGCGCCGGCCACGACGGACTGGAGCGCCGGGAGCGCCGGCACCAGGACGGGCGTGGTCCGCGGCGTCGAGGCGCCCCCCACACCGAGCTGGCCGTGGGTGTTGTCGCCCCAGGCCCAGAGCGTTCCGTCGGCGCGCACCGCCAGGGAGTGGCCGGCCCCCGCGGCGATCGACACCACGTCCAGCACCCCGCCCACCCGCGCGGGGGTGGAGCGGAAGGTGCCCGTCGTGCCCTCGCCGAGCTGGCCCTGGGTGTTGTCTCCCCAGGCCCACACGGAGCCATCCGCGCGCAGCGCCAGGGCGTGCGTGTCCCCCGCGACGAGCGCCACGACATTGATGAGCCCCGGCACCTGCTGGGGCGTGGCCCGCGTGCCGCCCAGGGCCGTCTCCGTCCCGAGCTGGCCGCGGGTGTTGTCGCCCCAGGTCCACACCGTGCCATCACACTGGAGCGCCAGGGAGAACGCGGCCCCGGCCGCCACGGCGTCGATGCACACCGGCGGCCGGATGAAGCCGGGCGCGTCGCGGAAGCCCTCGGCCTCGGGACCCAGCTGGCCGTGGGAGTTGCTGCCCCAGGTCCACACGGCCCCATCGACGTAGGAGGCCAGGACGTGGTGGGCGCCCGAGGCGAGCGGCACGGGCCGCGTCTGGCCCCGCACCGGGGCGGGCACGGGCAAGAGCGTGGTGGAGCCGTTGCCGAGCTGGCCCGAGGTGTTGTCCCCCCAGGACCACACCGTGCCGTCCTCGCGCAGCGCGAAGGAGGTGCGTCCGCCCGCCGCCAGGCCCGTCACCCGCGCGAAGCCCGGCACGCGCAGCGGCGACAGCTCCGAGACCGTGCTCCCATTGCCCAGCTGCCCGGTGGCGTTGCGGCCCCAGGTCCACACGGCGCCCTCGGCGCTCAACGCCAGCACGTGGGTGGAGCGCGGAGAGAGCGCCACGAGCACGTCCGTCACGCCCGACACGCGCGCGGGCGCCGAGCGCTGCGCCGTGGAGCCATCCCCGAGCTGGCCCGAGGCATTGTCGCCCCACGTCCACAGGCCCCCGTGCTCGTCCAGCGCCGCCGAGAAGGACGGCCCCGCGGCGATGGCGACGATGACGGGCAGGCCCCCCACCCGCACGGGCAGGGTGCGCCCGACGGTGGAGCCATCACCCAGCTGGCCGGAGCTGTTCTGGCCCCAGGCCCACACGCCGCCGTCCGTCTTGAGCGCCAGCGAGTGGTACATGCCCGCGGCCACGTGGCGCACGCCCGACAGGGACGACACCAGCTCCGGCGCCCGGGGCGCGAAGGCGGTGGAGCCGCTGCCCAGCTGGCCGTGGTTGTTGTCGCCCCACGCCAGCACCTGGCCGTCCGAGCGGACCGCCAGCGAGTGGTACACGCCCGCGGCGATCGCCTGGATGCCCGTCACGCCCGGGAGCGCGGCCGGCGTGGCGCGCCGTCCCGAGGTGCCATCCCCCAGCTGGCCATAGTTGTTGTCCCCCCACGTCCACACCGCGCCATCACGCAGGAGCGCCAGCGAGTGGAAGGAGGACGCGGCGAGGCTTCGCACCGCCGGCAGCGCGAGCGTCACCGGCGTGGAGCGCGAGCCGAAGCCCGTGTCCCCGAGCTGGCCATAGGTGTTGTCCCCCCACGCCAGCACCGAGCCGTCCGGACGCAGCGCGAAGGCGTGCAGATCCCCGGCCACCAGGGACTCCACCCCGACGAGGCCCTGGATGACCGCCGGCACGCCCCGCCAGCTGGAGAAACCATTGCCCAGCTGGCCCACGCCGTTGGCGCCCCAGGCCCACACGCCGTTGTCCTCGCGCGACACGAGCGAGAAGGCCCCGCCCGCCGCGATGCTCCGCACCTTGGACGGCGCGGAGAGCCGCACCGGCTCGCGCACCGGCGCGAGCGTGCCCTGGGCCGCCTGCCCCTGGGTGTTGTCACCCCAGACCCACACCGCGCCGTCGCTCGTCCGGGCGAGGGAGTGGCCCGTGCCCGCCTCC includes:
- a CDS encoding RCC1 repeat-containing protein codes for the protein MMDPSFSRRPRVPFPLLLLWACLACGDAPFSPPAEALASRADAVAGQDPAFRLAAGTSHALFVTPMSTVWSWGGNAQGQLGDGTQTHRPVPQQLGLTSVRAVAAGNVHSLALRDDGTVWAWGGNSDGQLGESGLSARLTPGQVLDVSEARAVAAGFVHSLVLKTDGTVWAWGNNSSGQLGDGSTTARSRPVRVQGLAGMTAIAAGDFHALALREDGTVWTWGANAAGQLGDGTTGARVAPVQVPGLSGIIGVAGGGSHSLAVDSNGRVWAWGDNALGQLGLGASGATSAPVRVPGLVSVSHVEAGTGHSLARTSDGAVWVWGDNTQGQAAQGTLAPVREPVRLSAPSKVRSIAAGGAFSLVSREDNGVWAWGANGVGQLGNGFSSWRGVPAVIQGLVGVESLVAGDLHAFALRPDGSVLAWGDNTYGQLGDTGFGSRSTPVTLALPAVRSLAASSFHSLALLRDGAVWTWGDNNYGQLGDGTSGRRATPAALPGVTGIQAIAAGVYHSLAVRSDGQVLAWGDNNHGQLGSGSTAFAPRAPELVSSLSGVRHVAAGMYHSLALKTDGGVWAWGQNSSGQLGDGSTVGRTLPVRVGGLPVIVAIAAGPSFSAALDEHGGLWTWGDNASGQLGDGSTAQRSAPARVSGVTDVLVALSPRSTHVLALSAEGAVWTWGRNATGQLGNGSTVSELSPLRVPGFARVTGLAAGGRTSFALREDGTVWSWGDNTSGQLGNGSTTLLPVPAPVRGQTRPVPLASGAHHVLASYVDGAVWTWGSNSHGQLGPEAEGFRDAPGFIRPPVCIDAVAAGAAFSLALQCDGTVWTWGDNTRGQLGTETALGGTRATPQQVPGLINVVALVAGDTHALALRADGSVWAWGDNTQGQLGEGTTGTFRSTPARVGGVLDVVSIAAGAGHSLAVRADGTLWAWGDNTHGQLGVGGASTPRTTPVLVPALPALQSVVAGARHTLGLTREGSVWAWGDNTQGQLGVGSSAASLPTPVRVEGLSRVTFLAAGGAHSLARSDTGLWTWGDNAAGQLGDGGTEARSTPGAVPAPEHVRAIATGRHHTVLLLEDESSVLWGDLR